A single region of the Candidatus Sungiibacteriota bacterium genome encodes:
- a CDS encoding amino acid permease, whose amino-acid sequence MATNDKKRQIPITLSRTLGVWEVTLLGVGALLGGGIFTLLGHAAGLAGGGLIFAMMLGAAISFLNLNSYVSLATTFPEAGGGYLWVKEGLGDLQGFMSGWISWMAHSVACSLYAVSFGIFAAEFAFSLLGVPMFGISLFTWRLLFTTAVVVFFGLVNYRGVALTGKAGGYISLTLIAILLFYIFFGVKRMTGLPDLLNINFLPLLPFGLVGVLQAASLFYIAFEGSEIQAQTGEEAKDPARTLKISLFSSWAIISVLYLLIAFVIVGATSNLGEPSWKVLMGHSDRAIIESAKQFMPVGYILMVLGGLLANIAALNATIYSSSRVLFAMARDKFVWPKLADMHELNLTPYRAVLLSVAAIIFVAVFLPLKDIAGAADILFILLFSQLNLAYIELRRKKPEARWYYVVPFGPVLPLTAVVLYFVLGVSLFHVSPIAIYFTAIWFLLGLVNYFAFTKTQEREDLEREVMYEHTTRFREKLGYRIILPVANEEHWNMFSQIALAVAREEQGELLVLRIHEVPPTLPLAAGFNTDHERRVLDKIEKSSIEKKTNIDTRLLAARSVPETILETVAVENGDLLIMGWDGYVDTKGFIFGRKVDTVLHRAKSDLLVVKLQDPEHIKRILVPVPLDENPNLRFAGKVATALANWFDGEVTVVMIIPDYTSNISYARYHVLLEDRIRELKFKTTKEIKLKLIRSNHIASAIIKEANHHDVVLLPAARGRITKVIGMGSIPEQIAKHCRKTIIMAKGHRGIIQPFFDYVKSRF is encoded by the coding sequence ATGGCAACTAACGATAAAAAAAGGCAAATTCCCATTACCCTAAGTCGCACCTTGGGCGTCTGGGAAGTAACTCTTCTTGGGGTGGGGGCGCTTTTAGGTGGCGGGATTTTCACCCTTTTAGGGCATGCGGCTGGACTGGCCGGAGGCGGTCTTATTTTTGCCATGATGCTGGGTGCGGCGATTTCTTTTTTAAACCTTAATTCTTATGTTTCGCTTGCCACTACCTTTCCCGAAGCTGGCGGAGGGTATCTTTGGGTTAAGGAAGGATTAGGGGACTTGCAAGGATTTATGTCCGGCTGGATTTCTTGGATGGCGCACTCGGTTGCCTGTTCTCTTTATGCCGTAAGCTTTGGTATTTTTGCCGCAGAATTTGCTTTTTCGCTTCTTGGTGTACCCATGTTTGGAATTTCGCTTTTTACTTGGAGGCTGCTTTTTACAACTGCAGTGGTGGTTTTTTTCGGATTGGTTAACTATCGCGGTGTAGCCCTTACGGGTAAAGCGGGCGGCTACATTTCACTTACGCTTATTGCTATACTACTTTTTTATATCTTTTTTGGAGTGAAGCGGATGACTGGTCTCCCCGATCTTTTAAATATTAATTTCTTGCCCTTGCTTCCTTTTGGACTTGTGGGGGTACTGCAGGCAGCATCGCTTTTTTATATTGCTTTTGAGGGGTCCGAAATTCAGGCGCAAACCGGCGAGGAAGCCAAAGACCCCGCACGGACGCTAAAAATTTCGCTTTTTTCTTCTTGGGCTATTATTTCAGTCCTCTATCTTTTAATTGCGTTTGTCATTGTCGGCGCGACCAGTAATTTGGGCGAACCTTCCTGGAAAGTTCTTATGGGACATTCGGACCGCGCCATTATTGAGTCAGCCAAACAGTTTATGCCTGTGGGCTATATTCTTATGGTGTTGGGGGGGTTGCTAGCCAACATTGCTGCGCTCAATGCCACTATTTATTCTTCTTCACGGGTCCTTTTTGCTATGGCGCGGGACAAATTTGTCTGGCCCAAACTCGCCGATATGCATGAACTTAATCTCACGCCCTACCGCGCTGTACTGCTTTCGGTGGCCGCAATTATTTTTGTGGCCGTTTTCCTGCCCCTGAAAGATATCGCGGGGGCTGCTGACATTCTATTTATACTGCTTTTCTCACAGCTTAATCTTGCCTACATAGAACTTCGGCGCAAAAAGCCGGAAGCGCGCTGGTATTACGTGGTTCCTTTTGGGCCGGTGCTGCCGCTTACGGCAGTAGTGCTTTACTTCGTCCTCGGAGTTTCGCTTTTTCACGTAAGTCCTATTGCTATTTATTTTACTGCCATCTGGTTTCTTTTGGGCCTCGTGAATTATTTTGCTTTTACCAAAACACAGGAGCGCGAGGATCTGGAACGGGAAGTTATGTATGAGCATACTACGCGATTCCGTGAGAAGTTAGGATATCGCATAATTCTGCCGGTAGCTAATGAAGAACACTGGAATATGTTTTCGCAGATCGCCCTTGCTGTGGCGCGCGAGGAACAGGGAGAACTTTTGGTCTTGAGAATTCACGAGGTTCCTCCAACTCTTCCCTTGGCTGCGGGTTTTAACACCGACCACGAAAGAAGGGTGCTGGACAAAATAGAAAAATCGTCTATTGAGAAAAAAACGAATATAGATACGAGATTGCTTGCGGCGCGCTCCGTCCCGGAGACTATTTTAGAAACAGTAGCGGTGGAGAATGGAGACCTGCTGATTATGGGTTGGGACGGCTATGTTGATACCAAGGGTTTTATCTTTGGCCGCAAGGTAGATACGGTATTGCATCGCGCCAAAAGCGACTTGCTAGTGGTTAAATTGCAGGACCCGGAACACATAAAAAGAATCTTGGTTCCGGTGCCCTTAGATGAAAATCCCAATCTTCGTTTTGCCGGAAAGGTTGCAACCGCTTTGGCCAACTGGTTTGACGGGGAAGTTACTGTGGTTATGATCATACCGGATTACACCTCAAACATCAGTTATGCTCGTTATCACGTGTTGTTGGAGGATAGGATTCGAGAACTAAAGTTTAAAACTACCAAAGAAATAAAATTAAAACTAATTCGTTCCAACCATATTGCCTCTGCTATTATCAAGGAGGCTAATCATCACGATGTGGTGCTTTTGCCAGCGGCCCGCGGCCGCATTACCAAGGTTATTGGGATGGGATCAATTCCGGAACAAATCGCTAAGCATTGCCGCAAAACTATAATCATGGCCAAGGGGCATCGTGGTATTATTCAGCCGTTTTTTGACTACGTCAAATCGCGCTTTTGA
- a CDS encoding M48 family metalloprotease — MSVFFGVVIAIGWLFSRLYGNSSILYIAVFFSIFMNVLSYWFSDKIVLMLHRARPLDAKSHPELYQIVARLVSLAGLPMPKLYIIDDPAPNAFATGRNSKHAVVAVTSGILERLSPAELEGVLSHELSHIGNRDMLVSTVAVVLVGFVSILSDIFMRSMLFGGWAGRDDDRDRGAGGFILVIGIIFSILASLIASLIHLAISRRRELLADSSGALLTRAPQNLASALGKIASYSRPLSSAKNATAHLFFGNPFGADRSGLHKTSWIIKMFSTHPPIEERIAALEQIKV, encoded by the coding sequence ATGTCCGTATTTTTTGGCGTGGTTATTGCGATTGGCTGGCTATTCAGCCGTCTTTACGGAAACTCCAGTATTCTTTATATTGCCGTATTTTTTAGCATCTTTATGAATGTGTTGAGTTATTGGTTTTCGGATAAAATCGTGCTGATGTTGCATCGGGCGCGCCCCCTAGACGCCAAATCTCACCCGGAACTTTACCAAATAGTGGCCAGACTTGTTTCTTTGGCTGGTTTGCCCATGCCCAAACTTTATATTATTGATGATCCGGCTCCGAATGCTTTTGCAACCGGCCGTAATTCCAAACACGCCGTAGTGGCTGTAACCTCCGGGATTTTGGAGCGTTTGAGCCCTGCGGAACTGGAAGGGGTCCTAAGCCACGAGCTCTCCCACATTGGTAATCGCGATATGCTGGTGTCCACGGTTGCTGTAGTACTCGTAGGATTTGTTTCTATACTCTCTGATATTTTTATGCGATCTATGCTTTTTGGGGGTTGGGCTGGTAGAGATGATGATCGAGACAGGGGAGCGGGCGGGTTTATACTTGTTATCGGTATTATTTTTTCTATTCTTGCGTCCCTGATTGCTTCTTTGATTCATCTTGCTATTTCGCGTAGGCGCGAGCTTTTGGCGGATTCTTCCGGGGCGCTGCTTACTCGTGCTCCGCAGAATTTGGCTTCTGCTCTTGGAAAAATTGCATCGTATTCGCGGCCGCTATCAAGCGCCAAAAACGCTACGGCCCACCTTTTTTTCGGCAACCCGTTTGGTGCGGACCGAAGTGGTTTGCACAAAACATCTTGGATTATAAAGATGTTTTCCACACACCCGCCAATTGAGGAACGGATTGCGGCGCTTGAACAAATAAAAGTATAA
- a CDS encoding non-canonical purine NTP pyrophosphatase, whose product MRIVVATTNPAKFKEAKEVLQGEDLEILSLGDFPNINPVEESGDTFEENAVLKAKGYFLQTQISCIADDGGLEVEYLGGAPGVHSKRWLGYEATDWELAQAILKKLEGVSWEQRKARLGGFISFFDGKNLLTREDWIDGYIMDELKEEICPGFPYRPLLYIPQFRKTYAELTEEEHNKVNFRRKNLRALKSKILELL is encoded by the coding sequence ATGCGTATAGTTGTTGCTACCACTAACCCTGCGAAGTTTAAAGAAGCCAAAGAGGTACTGCAGGGAGAAGACTTAGAAATTTTGAGTCTGGGTGATTTTCCAAATATAAATCCGGTGGAAGAGTCCGGCGATACATTTGAAGAAAATGCGGTTTTAAAAGCCAAAGGGTATTTTTTACAGACTCAAATTTCATGTATTGCTGATGATGGGGGATTGGAGGTAGAGTACTTAGGCGGCGCGCCGGGGGTGCATAGTAAACGTTGGCTGGGATATGAAGCAACTGATTGGGAGCTGGCGCAGGCCATACTTAAGAAACTTGAGGGTGTATCGTGGGAGCAGAGAAAAGCGCGCCTCGGCGGATTTATTTCTTTTTTTGACGGCAAAAATCTTTTAACCCGTGAGGATTGGATTGATGGGTACATAATGGACGAGTTAAAAGAAGAAATTTGTCCCGGATTTCCGTACCGCCCCCTTCTTTATATTCCGCAATTTCGTAAAACCTACGCCGAGCTTACAGAAGAAGAGCACAATAAAGTAAATTTCCGAAGAAAAAATTTAAGGGCATTAAAATCAAAAATTTTGGAATTATTATAA
- a CDS encoding sodium:calcium antiporter, giving the protein MSLVPIPWIALKIFGAEPSPILISLITGLTIFAAAFLLTWASEAAERDVTGSLIIALIALIAVLPEYAVDSTLAWSAGKDISFAPYAIANMTGANRLLIGIGWASLVFLSALKTKGHKTSVQIHPIQRLDCGILAIATLYAFTIPLKGFLAWFDGLLLGGLFIFYLVKILRFPRVELEIIGPAKAISEIEPKKCRVAVWVGLMAYAALAIAISAEPFAHSLITTGKALQIDEFILVQWLAPLASETPEFVIALLFAWRLKATKGLGVLVSSKINQWTLLIGTLPLVFWLSEKWHGSAGLTYFPLDARQSQEIFLTAAQSLFAVVLLANLSLSLKEAFALAILFCTQLVMPWSEARNVFTYIYLGLAVIVFLATPRTSLHSWRAVLRALKH; this is encoded by the coding sequence ATGAGTCTTGTGCCAATCCCCTGGATTGCACTGAAAATTTTCGGTGCCGAACCGAGTCCCATTCTTATTTCTCTAATTACTGGGTTAACTATATTTGCAGCAGCTTTTCTGCTAACTTGGGCTTCGGAAGCTGCGGAACGTGACGTTACCGGATCTTTGATTATCGCCTTAATTGCTTTGATCGCCGTTCTCCCCGAATATGCAGTGGATAGTACTCTGGCTTGGTCCGCAGGAAAAGACATATCGTTTGCGCCTTATGCCATTGCCAATATGACCGGCGCCAACCGTCTGCTGATTGGCATCGGCTGGGCCTCGCTGGTCTTTTTGTCGGCCCTAAAAACCAAAGGCCATAAAACCAGTGTGCAGATTCATCCCATCCAGCGTCTGGATTGCGGAATTCTTGCTATTGCGACTCTTTATGCTTTTACCATACCGCTGAAAGGGTTTCTGGCCTGGTTTGACGGATTGCTTCTTGGCGGGTTGTTTATATTTTATCTTGTTAAGATTCTGCGTTTCCCCAGAGTGGAACTTGAAATCATTGGACCGGCCAAGGCAATTTCTGAAATTGAACCCAAAAAGTGTCGGGTAGCTGTCTGGGTGGGCCTCATGGCCTATGCGGCTTTGGCTATTGCCATCTCCGCAGAACCATTCGCCCATAGTCTGATTACGACAGGGAAAGCGCTGCAAATTGACGAGTTCATCTTGGTACAATGGCTTGCCCCACTTGCTTCCGAAACTCCGGAATTTGTCATAGCACTCCTTTTTGCCTGGAGACTAAAAGCTACCAAGGGCCTCGGGGTTCTTGTTTCCTCCAAAATAAACCAATGGACGCTTCTTATCGGCACTCTTCCTCTCGTCTTTTGGCTTTCGGAAAAGTGGCACGGTTCGGCCGGACTTACCTATTTTCCTCTGGACGCACGCCAGAGTCAGGAAATTTTTCTTACCGCCGCACAGTCACTATTCGCAGTAGTACTGCTTGCCAATTTAAGTCTTTCTCTCAAGGAGGCCTTTGCGCTTGCCATTTTATTTTGCACCCAGCTTGTCATGCCCTGGAGCGAGGCACGAAACGTCTTTACATATATATACCTTGGACTCGCAGTGATTGTGTTTCTTGCCACTCCACGGACTTCTTTACACTCTTGGAGGGCGGTCCTGCGCGCCCTTAAACATTAA
- a CDS encoding DNA primase: MTLTPIDDIKGRLDIVDVIQGYVRLQKAGINYKALCPFHMEKTPSFFVSPSRQIWHCFGGCGKGGDIFKFIMEIEGLEFPEALRTLATRAGVVLKREDPAIRSEKNRLHDLNEEATKIFERNLVLTPAVKLYLKKRGVADETIQGFRIGFAPQSWDFLLKALTVGGFKKEEIEKAGLAIRSEDGTSWYDRFRSRVMFPISDANGRVVGFSGRVFSAEGGSASGGEASKAAQIEAKYVNTPQTLLYDKSRVLYGFEKAKNEIRAKNQVIVVEGQMDCIMSHQAGVKNTVAVSGTALTPYQLKILRRLCETLISSFDTDAAGESATKRSLALASQFEFERKIAVIPSGKDPADTVAEDAALWRSAVDGARPVVDFYFDKMLREHDPRTVDGKKKISATLLPLLSELAGEIEKAHWVGELAKRFGIRDDAVWNELNRVKSGPQEYSVDTAPRSRIPTRRELLEERLLTLLTLVSQEVRDRELSGGNDFVFTSALNERLFENLKEKATAVSDLSGHLNLLRFKGEVLVQMTSNIEEEFVVCKRELEKECIKEKLLKIGEEIERSEKRGDHVDVVSLLQDFQALSGKLKTL, translated from the coding sequence ATGACTCTTACCCCGATTGACGATATTAAAGGGCGTTTGGATATCGTGGATGTAATCCAGGGCTATGTCCGGCTTCAGAAGGCCGGGATAAACTATAAGGCCCTGTGCCCATTTCACATGGAGAAGACACCGTCATTTTTTGTATCGCCTTCTCGTCAAATCTGGCACTGTTTTGGCGGATGCGGCAAAGGGGGGGACATTTTTAAATTTATAATGGAGATTGAAGGACTGGAATTTCCGGAGGCATTGCGGACGCTGGCGACTCGCGCGGGCGTGGTTTTAAAACGGGAAGACCCAGCCATACGCTCGGAGAAAAATAGATTACACGATCTCAACGAAGAAGCAACTAAAATTTTTGAAAGGAACCTTGTTCTTACTCCGGCAGTAAAGTTGTATCTCAAAAAGCGAGGGGTTGCCGACGAGACAATTCAAGGATTTCGTATTGGATTTGCGCCGCAGAGTTGGGATTTTTTACTGAAAGCCTTAACCGTTGGGGGATTTAAAAAAGAAGAAATTGAAAAAGCGGGCCTCGCCATAAGGTCAGAAGATGGGACTTCGTGGTACGACCGTTTTCGCTCACGGGTCATGTTTCCGATTAGTGATGCCAATGGCCGTGTGGTAGGTTTTAGCGGGAGAGTGTTTTCCGCCGAAGGCGGATCCGCCTCTGGCGGAGAGGCATCCAAAGCCGCGCAGATAGAGGCCAAATACGTAAACACGCCGCAAACCCTTCTTTACGATAAATCTCGTGTCCTCTATGGCTTTGAAAAGGCCAAAAACGAAATCCGCGCTAAAAATCAGGTGATCGTAGTTGAGGGCCAGATGGACTGTATCATGTCGCATCAGGCTGGAGTTAAAAACACTGTGGCTGTTTCCGGCACCGCCCTTACTCCTTACCAGTTAAAAATTTTACGTAGGCTTTGTGAGACCCTGATTAGCTCTTTTGACACAGATGCCGCGGGCGAGTCCGCTACTAAACGGTCGCTGGCTCTGGCTTCGCAATTTGAATTTGAAAGGAAAATTGCAGTGATACCTTCGGGCAAGGACCCGGCCGACACGGTGGCAGAAGATGCGGCCCTATGGAGAAGCGCCGTGGATGGGGCACGACCGGTAGTAGACTTTTATTTTGATAAAATGTTGCGGGAGCACGATCCTCGCACGGTTGACGGAAAAAAGAAAATTTCGGCGACGCTTCTGCCGTTGCTCTCGGAACTTGCTGGCGAAATAGAAAAAGCACATTGGGTAGGAGAACTTGCTAAACGCTTTGGGATCCGTGACGATGCTGTCTGGAACGAATTAAATAGGGTAAAAAGCGGACCACAGGAATACAGTGTTGATACCGCTCCCCGCAGTCGTATTCCAACGAGACGTGAACTTCTGGAGGAGAGATTGCTTACTCTTCTGACGCTTGTTAGTCAGGAGGTCCGCGATCGGGAATTGAGCGGCGGGAATGATTTCGTCTTTACCTCCGCTTTAAACGAGAGATTATTTGAAAACCTTAAGGAGAAGGCGACGGCCGTCAGCGATCTCTCCGGGCACCTAAACCTCTTACGGTTTAAGGGAGAAGTACTTGTCCAGATGACAAGCAATATTGAGGAAGAATTTGTGGTTTGCAAAAGAGAACTTGAAAAAGAGTGCATTAAGGAAAAACTCCTTAAGATAGGAGAGGAAATTGAGCGAAGTGAAAAAAGGGGGGATCACGTTGATGTTGTCTCGCTTCTGCAGGACTTTCAGGCCCTTTCCGGAAAGCTCAAAACTTTATAA
- a CDS encoding sigma-70 family RNA polymerase sigma factor: protein MNTKKSIKKKAAVKGYERKKNRASILVKQAKIKSPIPTKIQPGLKKVAKEVEQKIKALMERGRGRGFVTYAEILYYFPTIEEDILLLEDLYQRLEQGNIEILESRELLGEAGEEKAVAKKRKREEAIDFEQLSQDSVQMYLREIGRITLLTGDEEKDLAKRIERGDEEARKKLTQANLRLVVSIAKRYVGRSPHLTLLDLIQEGNIGLFKAVEKFDYRRGYKFSTYATWWIRQAITRALADQARTIRIPVHMVETISKYQQVKRRLIQDLGREPLPEEIAAEMGLELEKVHHIERIAQETVSLEAPVGDDEEDSVLGEFIVDEKTLSPAQFAARRLLKDQLITIIKELTPREQKILSMRFGLEDGITHTLEEVGSEFGVTRERIRQIEAKSLERIRLHEASRKLEEY from the coding sequence ATGAATACAAAAAAATCAATAAAAAAGAAAGCAGCAGTTAAGGGTTATGAAAGAAAAAAGAACCGCGCTTCTATTTTGGTTAAGCAGGCGAAGATTAAAAGTCCGATTCCAACAAAAATCCAGCCAGGCCTAAAAAAAGTTGCCAAGGAGGTTGAGCAGAAAATCAAGGCGTTAATGGAACGGGGCAGGGGGCGCGGCTTCGTGACTTATGCTGAAATTCTTTACTATTTCCCTACGATTGAGGAAGATATTTTGCTGCTGGAAGATCTTTATCAAAGGCTGGAACAGGGAAATATTGAAATTCTGGAGTCGCGGGAACTTCTGGGAGAAGCGGGTGAAGAAAAAGCCGTCGCTAAAAAAAGAAAGCGGGAGGAGGCCATTGACTTTGAGCAGTTATCGCAGGACTCGGTGCAGATGTATCTGCGCGAAATCGGCCGGATCACCCTACTTACCGGTGACGAGGAAAAAGACCTTGCCAAGCGTATTGAAAGGGGAGATGAGGAAGCGCGAAAAAAACTCACTCAAGCCAATTTGAGGTTGGTGGTTTCTATTGCCAAGCGCTACGTTGGCCGCTCGCCTCACCTGACGCTGCTTGATTTGATTCAGGAGGGAAATATCGGCCTTTTCAAGGCAGTAGAAAAATTTGATTACCGCCGCGGCTATAAGTTTTCTACTTATGCTACGTGGTGGATTAGACAGGCAATTACGCGTGCCTTGGCGGATCAGGCGCGAACCATACGGATCCCGGTGCACATGGTGGAAACAATTTCTAAATACCAGCAGGTCAAGCGCCGCCTTATTCAGGATTTGGGACGCGAGCCTTTACCGGAAGAAATTGCGGCGGAGATGGGACTGGAATTGGAAAAGGTGCACCACATTGAAAGGATTGCGCAGGAAACGGTGTCTTTGGAAGCTCCGGTGGGAGACGACGAGGAAGACTCGGTCTTGGGAGAGTTTATTGTTGATGAAAAAACGCTTTCCCCCGCGCAGTTTGCCGCGCGTCGTCTCCTTAAAGACCAGCTGATTACGATTATCAAAGAGTTGACCCCACGCGAGCAGAAAATTTTGAGTATGCGTTTTGGTTTGGAGGATGGCATCACGCATACCCTTGAGGAAGTCGGTAGTGAGTTTGGTGTAACCCGCGAGCGCATCCGCCAAATTGAGGCCAAGTCCCTGGAGCGTATCAGACTACACGAGGCCTCCAGAAAACTTGAAGAATATTAA
- a CDS encoding site-specific DNA-methyltransferase, with protein sequence MEPLIFRNGRDVSIQGIVLDVIRENINTTPLEISPEIKFYNREQKVTTSKPYYEKPGFKLYQANCLNVLAKLPENSVDMIFADPPYNLSNGGFTVHAGRMVSVNKGDWDKSKGFKDDYDFHYKWMEACRRVLKPHGTLWVSGTYHSIYQCGHALQALGYHILNDIAWFKPNASPNLSCRYFTASHETLIWARKERKAKHTFNYDLMKNGHWAEDNLKKPGLQMRSVWSMGTPRPIEKRFGKHPTQKPEDLLKRIVLASTNKGDLVIDPFTGSSTTGIAAYLHGRKFIGIDTEPKFLDLSVKRFEELNRNLSLKFNKI encoded by the coding sequence ATGGAGCCGCTTATTTTTAGAAATGGCCGGGATGTTTCAATACAAGGAATAGTTCTCGATGTTATTCGTGAGAACATCAACACTACCCCATTAGAAATTTCTCCAGAAATAAAATTCTACAACAGAGAACAGAAAGTAACTACATCAAAACCATATTATGAAAAGCCAGGGTTTAAACTTTACCAAGCGAATTGTCTCAATGTACTGGCAAAACTTCCAGAAAACTCAGTTGATATGATTTTTGCCGATCCACCTTACAACCTTTCCAATGGCGGCTTTACGGTTCACGCAGGGCGAATGGTTAGCGTGAATAAGGGAGATTGGGACAAAAGCAAGGGGTTCAAAGATGACTATGATTTTCATTACAAATGGATGGAGGCGTGTCGGAGAGTTTTGAAGCCGCACGGCACTCTTTGGGTCAGTGGTACTTACCATTCAATTTATCAGTGTGGTCACGCCCTACAGGCCCTCGGTTATCATATCTTAAACGATATTGCGTGGTTTAAACCAAACGCGTCACCGAATCTTAGTTGCCGATATTTTACCGCAAGTCACGAAACCTTAATTTGGGCGAGAAAAGAAAGAAAGGCGAAACATACATTCAATTATGATCTAATGAAAAATGGCCATTGGGCAGAGGATAATTTAAAAAAACCAGGTCTCCAAATGCGCTCGGTTTGGTCAATGGGCACGCCAAGACCGATAGAAAAAAGGTTTGGGAAACATCCTACACAAAAACCAGAAGATTTGTTAAAAAGAATAGTACTCGCAAGCACAAATAAAGGTGATTTAGTTATTGACCCATTCACCGGGAGTTCCACTACTGGCATCGCGGCCTATCTTCATGGTAGAAAATTTATAGGCATCGATACCGAACCAAAATTTTTAGATTTATCCGTTAAACGCTTTGAAGAATTGAATCGAAATCTATCACTAAAATTTAATAAAATATAA
- a CDS encoding DUF4238 domain-containing protein: MGTKTSNPKRQHYVPACYLREFTDPRDGLLWIFNKDGKNVRRQKPEKTFTSNHLYTIKISGTKDYRIEQTLSNIEGNYAGIFQSKIKKKLLLTDYEHIILCVFVAAQLQRTLRMKKNHENFIQQIIDHGKQLLMVHGKNTNSKQIQEWESYKNDIHKLQLLDGLPFLTKILHQMSVAFVCSANPQKHWFITSDDPCTLFNPDLQWQRFYGPGFGQKNVQLTMPLSPEITVFFCWANYHGYSLADGYTVEEMMNRMTRGHCHKEFVSPFGNKKWIWFSRIPLDPIFLIKVLKTRLRFFLHDVKIKWRRRKCKRYE, encoded by the coding sequence ATGGGAACAAAAACATCAAATCCAAAAAGACAGCATTATGTACCGGCCTGCTATTTAAGAGAATTTACTGATCCGCGAGACGGATTGCTTTGGATATTTAATAAAGACGGGAAAAATGTTCGTAGACAGAAACCAGAAAAAACTTTTACATCAAATCATCTCTACACGATAAAAATAAGTGGCACCAAGGACTACCGCATCGAACAAACACTTTCGAATATTGAAGGTAACTACGCCGGTATATTTCAAAGTAAAATCAAGAAGAAACTCCTTCTAACAGACTACGAACACATTATTTTATGTGTTTTTGTTGCAGCCCAACTTCAAAGGACATTGCGCATGAAGAAGAATCATGAAAATTTCATCCAACAGATTATAGATCACGGCAAACAGCTATTAATGGTTCACGGTAAGAATACTAATTCTAAGCAAATACAAGAATGGGAATCGTATAAAAATGACATCCATAAACTTCAGTTGTTAGATGGGTTGCCCTTTTTAACTAAAATTTTGCATCAGATGAGTGTTGCGTTTGTATGCTCGGCAAATCCTCAAAAACACTGGTTCATTACATCTGATGATCCATGCACTCTTTTCAACCCAGATTTACAATGGCAGCGTTTTTATGGCCCGGGTTTTGGACAGAAGAATGTGCAACTAACGATGCCTCTATCGCCGGAAATAACTGTTTTCTTTTGCTGGGCTAATTATCATGGCTATTCACTTGCTGACGGCTATACGGTGGAAGAAATGATGAATAGGATGACGCGCGGGCACTGTCACAAAGAATTTGTATCTCCATTTGGCAATAAAAAATGGATATGGTTTAGTAGGATTCCTTTGGACCCGATATTTCTAATCAAAGTGTTAAAAACACGGCTTCGCTTTTTCTTGCATGATGTAAAAATAAAGTGGAGGCGGCGTAAGTGCAAACGATATGAATGA
- a CDS encoding DUF3147 family protein, with the protein MQFLIKVLISALIIALVSEAARRFTLVAALIASLPLTSILAIMWLYRDTNDAQKIIDLSSNIFWAVLPSLLFFIVLPTLLKMGFKFGSAMVISSIVMFFGYTIYAVLLNKLGIKI; encoded by the coding sequence ATGCAATTTTTAATTAAAGTCCTAATCTCGGCGTTGATAATTGCTCTGGTGTCTGAGGCGGCACGACGGTTTACTTTGGTCGCCGCTCTTATTGCCTCGTTGCCTCTTACATCAATTTTGGCTATCATGTGGCTTTATCGTGATACAAATGATGCACAAAAGATTATAGATTTATCATCAAATATCTTTTGGGCAGTATTACCCTCGTTGCTATTCTTTATTGTCCTACCAACACTTTTAAAAATGGGGTTTAAGTTTGGTTCGGCTATGGTTATATCATCAATAGTCATGTTCTTTGGGTATACCATCTATGCCGTTTTACTCAATAAGCTTGGAATAAAGATATAG